A genomic stretch from Echeneis naucrates chromosome 6, fEcheNa1.1, whole genome shotgun sequence includes:
- the dhdds gene encoding dehydrodolichyl diphosphate synthase complex subunit DHDDS isoform X1, with the protein MKQAVAEDSRCFSDRAILRLNMSWIREGELNLLERLSANVLKAGPMPKHVAFIMDGNRRFARKKNMERQEGHMQGFDKLAETLRWCKHLNIPEVTVYAFSIENFKRTKDEVDGLMDLARQKFVRLLDERENLEKHGVCIRVLGDLNMLPLDLQQLIAKAVITTKTHNKCFLNVCFSYTSRYEITNAVREMAWGVEQGLIKASDVSEALLSECLYSNNSPNPDLLIRTSGEVRLSDFLLWQTSHSCLVFQSVLWPEYSFWNLCEAILQYQLNHKSIQKARDLHREHQALLQLEADRACVAEHLQHHGNGKPADAQRRQEALLHYTACREERVLDFLEALKHKRDSFFNDLCSEGVLALED; encoded by the exons ATGAAACAAGCGGTTGCCGAAGACAGTAGGTGTTTTTCGGACCGT GCCATTTTAAGACTGAACATGTCGTGGATACGGGAAGGGGAATTAAATCTGCTCGAAAGGCTTTCAGCCAATGTCTTAAAG GCTGGACCCATGCCTAAACATGTGGCTTTCATCATGGATGGCAACCGTCGCTTTGCACGCAAGAAAAACATGGAGCGCCAAGAAGGCCATATGCAGGGCTTTGACAAGCTAGCAGAG ACACTACGTTGGTGTAAGCATCTCAATATCCCAGAGGTGACCGTATACGCCTTCAGCATTGAGAACTTTAAACGCACTAAAGATGAGgtggatggactgatggaccTGGCGAGGCAGAAATTTGTAAGGCTGTTGGATGAACG GGAGAACCTGGAAAAGCATGGTGTGTGTATCCGCGTGCTGGGTGACTTAAATATGCTGCCGCTTGATCTCCAGCAGCTAATTGCCAAAGCTGTGATTACAACCAAGACACACAATAA ATGTttcctgaatgtgtgtttttcctacACGTCAAGATATGAAATAACAAATGCAGTAAGAGAAATGGCATGGGGAGTGGAGCAGGGATTGATCAAAGCAAG TGATGTTTCGGAGGCGCTGCTCAGTGAGTGTCTATACAGCAATAACTCTCCCAACCCTGATCTGCTCATCCGTACCTCTGGAGAAGTGCGCCTCAGTGACTTCCTTCTATGGCAG ACTTCCCACTCCTGTCTAGTGTTTCAGTCGGTTCTATGGCCAGAGTACTCCTTCTGGAACTTGTGTGAAGCCATTCTTCAGTATCAATTAAATCACAAGTCAATTCAG AAAGCCAGAGACCTTCATCGAGAGCATCAGGCCTTGCTGCAGCTGGAGGCTGATCGTGCCTGCGTAGCAGAACACCTGCAGCATCATGGGAATGGAAAACCTGCCGACGCCCAGAGGAGACAAGAGGCACTGCTGCACTACACTGCCTGCAGAGAAGAACGCGTTTTGGATTTCCTAGAAGCACTGAAGCACAAGAGAGACTCTTTCTTTAATGACTTATGCAGTGAAGGAGTGTTGGCCTTGGAAGActaa
- the dhdds gene encoding dehydrodolichyl diphosphate synthase complex subunit DHDDS isoform X2 → MSWIREGELNLLERLSANVLKAGPMPKHVAFIMDGNRRFARKKNMERQEGHMQGFDKLAETLRWCKHLNIPEVTVYAFSIENFKRTKDEVDGLMDLARQKFVRLLDERENLEKHGVCIRVLGDLNMLPLDLQQLIAKAVITTKTHNKCFLNVCFSYTSRYEITNAVREMAWGVEQGLIKASDVSEALLSECLYSNNSPNPDLLIRTSGEVRLSDFLLWQTSHSCLVFQSVLWPEYSFWNLCEAILQYQLNHKSIQKARDLHREHQALLQLEADRACVAEHLQHHGNGKPADAQRRQEALLHYTACREERVLDFLEALKHKRDSFFNDLCSEGVLALED, encoded by the exons ATGTCGTGGATACGGGAAGGGGAATTAAATCTGCTCGAAAGGCTTTCAGCCAATGTCTTAAAG GCTGGACCCATGCCTAAACATGTGGCTTTCATCATGGATGGCAACCGTCGCTTTGCACGCAAGAAAAACATGGAGCGCCAAGAAGGCCATATGCAGGGCTTTGACAAGCTAGCAGAG ACACTACGTTGGTGTAAGCATCTCAATATCCCAGAGGTGACCGTATACGCCTTCAGCATTGAGAACTTTAAACGCACTAAAGATGAGgtggatggactgatggaccTGGCGAGGCAGAAATTTGTAAGGCTGTTGGATGAACG GGAGAACCTGGAAAAGCATGGTGTGTGTATCCGCGTGCTGGGTGACTTAAATATGCTGCCGCTTGATCTCCAGCAGCTAATTGCCAAAGCTGTGATTACAACCAAGACACACAATAA ATGTttcctgaatgtgtgtttttcctacACGTCAAGATATGAAATAACAAATGCAGTAAGAGAAATGGCATGGGGAGTGGAGCAGGGATTGATCAAAGCAAG TGATGTTTCGGAGGCGCTGCTCAGTGAGTGTCTATACAGCAATAACTCTCCCAACCCTGATCTGCTCATCCGTACCTCTGGAGAAGTGCGCCTCAGTGACTTCCTTCTATGGCAG ACTTCCCACTCCTGTCTAGTGTTTCAGTCGGTTCTATGGCCAGAGTACTCCTTCTGGAACTTGTGTGAAGCCATTCTTCAGTATCAATTAAATCACAAGTCAATTCAG AAAGCCAGAGACCTTCATCGAGAGCATCAGGCCTTGCTGCAGCTGGAGGCTGATCGTGCCTGCGTAGCAGAACACCTGCAGCATCATGGGAATGGAAAACCTGCCGACGCCCAGAGGAGACAAGAGGCACTGCTGCACTACACTGCCTGCAGAGAAGAACGCGTTTTGGATTTCCTAGAAGCACTGAAGCACAAGAGAGACTCTTTCTTTAATGACTTATGCAGTGAAGGAGTGTTGGCCTTGGAAGActaa